The segment CAGCGACGAACAGCAGCGACACGACGGAGAAGGCGGCCGCGACGGTGACCGCGAGCCAGAGGCGTTCGTCGCTGAAATGGATATAGGACTGGAAGGCCGCGATCTTGATCAGCGACAGGCAGGCGACCGCACTGTGGAGCAGGACCAGGATCGCGAGCGCGGGCTTCGAGCCCAGTCGCAATCGCAGATCCCCGATGATGCGGGATGGCGTGCTCATTGCGGATCGACTTGCTGCGGGCAACACGGGGGCGAGCAGGATCAGGCCAGCTCAAGCGTATGCTTGAAATAGGCGATGGTCTCCTTCAGGCCGTCCTCGAGCGCGACCTTCGGCTCCCAGTTCAGGACCGCCTTCGCCCTGGCGAGGTCGGGCTGGCGCTGCCGCGGATCGTCCTGCGGCAGCGGCTTGAAGATCAACTTCGAGCGCGAGCCGGTCAGCTTGATGACCTTTTCGGCGAGCTCGCGGATCGTGAACTCGGAATTGTTGCCGAGATTGATTGGGCCGGTGACGTCTTCCTCGGTCGCCATCAGCCGCATGATGGCCTCGACGAGATCGTCGACATAGCAGAACGAGCGGGTCTGGCCGCCGTCGCCGAACACGGTGATCGGCTCGCCCTTCAGCGCCTGCACGATGAAGGACGACACCACGCGTCCGTCATTGGGCTGCATGCGCGGCCCGTAGGTGTTGAAGATGCGCGCGATCTTGATCGGCAGGCCGTGCTGCCGCCAATAGTCGAAGAACAGCGTCTCGGCGCAGCGCTTGCCCTCGTCGTAGCAGGAGCGGATGCCGATCGGGTTGACGTTGCCCCAATAATCCTCGGTCTGGGGATGGATGAGGGGATCGCCATAGACCTCGCTGGTCGAGGCCTGGAAGATGCGCGCCTTGAGCCGCTTGGCGAGGCCGAGCATGTTGATGGCGCCGTGCACCGAGGTCTTGGTGGTCTGCACGGGGTCGCGCTGGTAGTGGATCGGCGAGGCCGGGCAGGCCAGATTGAAGATCGCATCGACCTCGATGTAGAGCGGGAAGGTGACGTCGTGCCTGACCGCCTCGAACAGCGGGTTTGCGATCAGATGGGCGATGTTGCGCCGGCTGCCGGTGAAATAATTGTCCGCTGAGACCACTTCGGCGCCCGTCGCGAGCAGCCGCTCGCAGAGGTGCGATCCGATGAAGCCGGCGCCCCCGGTCACGAGGATACGGCTGGTCTTGTAGCTTTCAAACGGCATGATCGTTTCCAGATTACCCGGCCGGGCGGAGCAGGATGACGAGTGGTATCGGCAACGGCAGGGCTCGCCAATAGCCAAATGACGGTTTGGTTTGAGGTATTAAGATACCATATTTTCTAGAATTGCCGCCGCTTCAGCCAGGCGCGCGCGCCCCAATGGCCGAAGCACCAGGCCGATTTGACCAGCGGCAGCTGCTCCACGTTGCGATAGATGTTCCAGACCCATTTGGCGGACCGGACGGGCCGGCTGGAGACTGAGGAGCCCCGGACGCGATAGCGCGCCAGATCCTCATTCAGGCCATAGGCGACGTGGCCACGCCTGAGGATGGAGAGCCACAGGCAGAAATCGTCATAGCCCTCGTTGGTCATGGCGACGGGTCCGGAGATCTCGCGGTCGACCAGCGCTGTCAGCGTCGCGATCGAGGTGTTTTTCAGGAGCTGGTCGTAGCTCAGCTGCGCCGGCACCTCGATCAGGCGGCCGGAACTGGTGTTGGCCTCGTCGATGCGGCGGAACGCGGTGTAGCTGAGTGCGGCGCGCTTTTCGCTGGCAAAGGCGAGCTGTCGTTCGAGCTTGGTGGGCAGCCACAGATCGTCGCTGTCGAGGAAGGCGAGATAGCGGCCCTGCGCCTGGTCGATCGAGGCCTGGCGCGCCAGCGCCGGGCCGCCGTTCTTCGCCTGCCGGATCAGCTTGACGCGGGGATCGCGCTCGCCGATCTCGGCGATGATCGCAGGCGTGCGATCGGTCGAGCAATCATCAGCGATCAGGAGCTCCCAGTCCGTGAAGGTCTGGGCCTGCACCGAATCGATCGTCTCCTCGATGAAGCGCTCGACATTCCAGGACGGCGTGATGATGGAGACAAGGGGCATCGCGTGATCCGTTCAGCCTGCATCGACCGCTTCGACAACCGCGCTTCGCAGCGAAGCCGCAAACGTATCGAGCAGCTTGGGATCGCTGATGTAGAGCTCGCCCGGAAACGAGCGCCGCCACGCGGCTTCGAAATAGGGCGCGCCCTTGGCAGGATCAAACGGGCCGGCCGCCAACGCCTCGCGCAGGCGTGCGGGCACGTCGCGCAGGCGGTCGGCGCGATAGATCAGCGGGCAGGAGCTGTAGAAGGCGTCACCCATCACCACGACCGGCTTGCCGAGCAGCAGCGCCTCGGCGCCGGACTTGCTGTTGACGGAGACGACCGCGTCGGACCGGTTCAACACGGTGTAATTGTTGGTCTGCGGCGGCAGCAGCACGAAATTGTCGAAGCGGCGCGCCAGCTCGAACAG is part of the Bradyrhizobium commune genome and harbors:
- a CDS encoding UDP-glucuronic acid decarboxylase family protein, producing the protein MPFESYKTSRILVTGGAGFIGSHLCERLLATGAEVVSADNYFTGSRRNIAHLIANPLFEAVRHDVTFPLYIEVDAIFNLACPASPIHYQRDPVQTTKTSVHGAINMLGLAKRLKARIFQASTSEVYGDPLIHPQTEDYWGNVNPIGIRSCYDEGKRCAETLFFDYWRQHGLPIKIARIFNTYGPRMQPNDGRVVSSFIVQALKGEPITVFGDGGQTRSFCYVDDLVEAIMRLMATEEDVTGPINLGNNSEFTIRELAEKVIKLTGSRSKLIFKPLPQDDPRQRQPDLARAKAVLNWEPKVALEDGLKETIAYFKHTLELA
- a CDS encoding glycosyltransferase family 2 protein, which encodes MPLVSIITPSWNVERFIEETIDSVQAQTFTDWELLIADDCSTDRTPAIIAEIGERDPRVKLIRQAKNGGPALARQASIDQAQGRYLAFLDSDDLWLPTKLERQLAFASEKRAALSYTAFRRIDEANTSSGRLIEVPAQLSYDQLLKNTSIATLTALVDREISGPVAMTNEGYDDFCLWLSILRRGHVAYGLNEDLARYRVRGSSVSSRPVRSAKWVWNIYRNVEQLPLVKSAWCFGHWGARAWLKRRQF